The Oscillospiraceae bacterium genome contains a region encoding:
- the yqeK gene encoding hypothetical protein codes for MEYSEAERMVRAALSKKRYAHTCNVKEAAVELAQRYGADPEKAALAALLHDAVKERPKAELLQILRGNAIIAGNAAESPAPVWHGPCAAILAKTQWGVDDPEVLDAIRYHTTGRAGMTKMDKILYLADMISAERDYPEVGELRALAGENLDAAVLQAVRYNIRWMEECGKTIDPLSREALEDLERSAQAQKNTEV; via the coding sequence ATGGAGTATTCCGAGGCAGAGCGCATGGTGCGCGCCGCGCTTTCGAAAAAGCGCTACGCCCACACCTGCAATGTGAAGGAGGCCGCCGTGGAGCTGGCCCAACGCTATGGGGCGGACCCGGAAAAGGCGGCCCTGGCGGCCCTGCTGCACGATGCGGTGAAAGAGCGGCCCAAGGCCGAGCTGTTGCAGATCCTGCGCGGGAATGCTATAATAGCGGGGAATGCCGCCGAAAGCCCCGCGCCGGTGTGGCACGGGCCCTGTGCGGCCATTCTGGCAAAGACGCAGTGGGGAGTGGACGACCCGGAGGTACTGGACGCAATCCGGTATCACACCACCGGCCGCGCCGGGATGACGAAAATGGACAAGATCCTGTATCTGGCCGACATGATCAGCGCCGAGCGGGATTACCCGGAGGTGGGCGAATTGCGCGCGCTTGCCGGGGAGAACCTGGACGCCGCGGTGCTGCAGGCCGTGCGATACAATATACGCTGGATGGAGGAGTGCGGCAAGACCATTGACCCGCTCTCCCGCGAGGCGCTGGAAGACCTGGAGCGCAGCGCCCAGGCCCAAAAGAATACGGAGGTCTGA
- the nadD gene encoding putative nicotinate-nucleotide adenylyltransferase: protein MKLLLFGGTFDPPHNGHVHLLQNAIAAVRPDRVVVMPAGTPPHKAASATPARWRLEMCRCFLPLHENLVVSDWEIKRAGKSYTVDTLAMLRREYPDAELFLCMGSDMLTSFTEWRDWQTILKSAALVVQSRTEGDDPELQAAARALEPYGGRVIFTRAPAVELASSDVRAGRLPDGALPPLAAEAARRHHLYGR, encoded by the coding sequence ATGAAGCTGCTGCTGTTCGGCGGCACGTTCGACCCGCCCCACAACGGCCATGTGCACCTTTTGCAGAACGCCATCGCCGCGGTGCGGCCCGACCGGGTGGTAGTGATGCCCGCCGGCACGCCGCCACACAAGGCGGCCAGCGCAACGCCGGCCCGGTGGCGGCTGGAGATGTGCCGCTGCTTTTTGCCGCTGCATGAGAACCTTGTGGTGAGCGACTGGGAGATAAAAAGGGCGGGCAAGAGCTACACGGTGGACACACTGGCCATGCTGCGGCGGGAATACCCGGATGCAGAGCTGTTTTTGTGCATGGGCAGCGACATGCTGACCAGCTTTACCGAGTGGCGGGATTGGCAAACGATCTTAAAAAGCGCCGCACTGGTGGTGCAGAGCCGCACAGAGGGCGACGACCCGGAGCTGCAGGCGGCGGCCCGCGCGCTGGAGCCCTATGGGGGGCGGGTGATCTTTACCCGCGCGCCCGCGGTGGAGCTGGCCTCCAGCGACGTGCGGGCCGGCCGCCTGCCGGACGGGGCGCTGCCGCCCCTGGCGGCCGAAGCTGCCCGCAGGCATCACTTATATGGAAGGTGA
- a CDS encoding non-canonical purine NTP pyrophosphatase, with protein MLICAATGNAGKLKEIRRILEAQGHTVKSQKELGVTLEPEETGATFAENALIKARAICEACGLPTLADDSGLAVEALDGAPGVYSARYCGVHGDDEANNDKLLAALEKVPAERRDAKFVSAVCFYLPGGRHITFHGECPGRVGFVRRGENGFGYDPLFVPRLVGLAGGGARPNTEGRTYAELEAWEKDSISHRGAAMRLLDQRLADFLAGPEEPEACVLARSVGATIVEIDDSLGFERDEKFDGDKLTRSLR; from the coding sequence ATGCTGATCTGTGCCGCCACCGGCAATGCCGGCAAGCTGAAGGAGATCCGGCGCATTTTGGAGGCCCAGGGCCATACGGTCAAAAGCCAGAAGGAGCTGGGCGTTACCCTGGAGCCGGAGGAAACCGGCGCGACCTTTGCCGAAAACGCCCTGATCAAGGCAAGAGCCATCTGCGAGGCGTGCGGCCTGCCCACCCTGGCCGACGACTCGGGCCTTGCGGTGGAGGCGCTGGACGGCGCGCCGGGCGTTTACAGCGCCCGCTACTGCGGGGTGCACGGCGACGACGAGGCCAACAACGACAAGCTGCTGGCGGCGCTGGAAAAAGTGCCCGCAGAGCGGCGGGACGCCAAATTTGTGAGCGCCGTGTGCTTTTACCTGCCCGGCGGCAGGCATATCACCTTTCACGGCGAGTGCCCGGGCCGGGTGGGCTTTGTGCGCCGGGGAGAAAACGGTTTTGGTTACGACCCGCTGTTTGTGCCCCGGCTTGTGGGCCTTGCGGGCGGCGGCGCGCGCCCGAACACCGAGGGCCGCACCTATGCCGAGCTGGAAGCGTGGGAAAAGGACTCCATCAGCCACAGGGGCGCCGCCATGCGCCTTTTGGACCAGCGCCTGGCCGATTTTTTGGCCGGGCCGGAGGAGCCCGAAGCCTGTGTGTTGGCGCGGAGCGTGGGCGCCACCATTGTGGAGATCGATGACAGCCTGGGCTTTGAACGGGACGAAAAATTCGACGGGGACAAACTCACCCGGAGCCTGCGCTGA
- the ftsY gene encoding signal recognition particle receptor FtsY, protein MGLFSRKEKMDEGLAKTRKGFFAGILDMMNAGEIDDSFYDDLEEQLILADTGADEAARLVEALREAVRRRHIKTADDAIAALKEIICAELEPEGALDLAGRPAVILVIGVNGVGKTTSIAKLAKLYKEQGKRVLLAAGDTFRAAAAEQLSIWAERVEVPIVKHSEGADPAAVVFDAVQSAAARGYDLVICDTAGRLHNKQNLMNELTKISRSVTKACPEASVETLLVLDAITGQNAISQAAQFISAAGATGIILTKLDGTAKGGAVISVKQKLGLPVRFVGVGEGMDDLMEFSAEDFADALFAEA, encoded by the coding sequence ATGGGACTTTTCAGCCGCAAAGAGAAGATGGACGAGGGACTGGCCAAGACCCGCAAGGGCTTTTTTGCCGGGATCCTGGATATGATGAACGCCGGCGAGATCGACGATTCTTTTTACGATGATCTGGAGGAACAGCTGATCCTGGCCGACACCGGCGCCGACGAGGCCGCGCGCCTGGTGGAGGCCCTGCGGGAGGCGGTGCGCCGCCGGCACATCAAAACAGCCGACGACGCGATCGCCGCGCTGAAGGAGATCATCTGCGCCGAGCTGGAACCGGAGGGGGCATTGGACCTTGCGGGCCGGCCGGCGGTGATCCTGGTGATCGGCGTGAACGGCGTGGGCAAGACCACCAGCATTGCAAAGCTGGCAAAGCTGTATAAAGAGCAGGGCAAACGGGTGCTGCTGGCCGCGGGGGACACCTTCCGGGCGGCGGCGGCGGAGCAGCTTTCCATCTGGGCGGAGCGGGTGGAGGTGCCCATTGTGAAGCACAGCGAGGGGGCTGACCCCGCGGCGGTGGTGTTCGACGCCGTGCAGTCCGCCGCGGCGCGGGGATACGATCTTGTGATCTGCGACACCGCGGGCCGCCTGCACAACAAGCAGAACCTGATGAACGAGCTGACCAAGATCAGCCGCAGCGTGACCAAGGCCTGCCCCGAAGCCAGCGTGGAAACCCTGCTGGTGCTGGACGCCATCACCGGGCAGAACGCCATCAGCCAGGCCGCGCAGTTCATCAGCGCGGCGGGGGCCACCGGGATCATCCTGACCAAGCTGGACGGGACCGCTAAGGGCGGCGCGGTGATCAGCGTGAAGCAGAAGCTGGGCCTGCCCGTGCGCTTTGTGGGCGTGGGCGAGGGGATGGACGACCTGATGGAGTTCAGCGCCGAGGATTTTGCAGACGCGCTGTTTGCCGAGGCCTGA
- the smc gene encoding chromosome partition protein Smc has product MVLKELEIQGFKSFPDRTKVRIGQGITAVVGPNGSGKSNISDAIRWVLGETSSKQLRGAGKMEDVIFGGTQQRGAMGFAAVNLTVDNSDRRIDVDADEVVIGRKYYRSGESEYSVNGQNVRLKDIYELFLDTGLGRDGYSIIGQGRIAEIVGAKSNERREIFEEASGIAKYRYRKNEAERRLASAEDNLARLRDILDELEARVGPLEKESKKAEQFLELSARRKELEVTLWVDGVRRAKDTVREQQRRYETAQADYDGLTAEIEGIDAETEDIRAQMQRLTVEVERCNAEIRAITEEMAGADSQIAVLQNDIAHNEATAADLSGQIEQASLGRRELHQEIAQHKEAIAGLEREIARLDARLAELDGLLQKIQAESEATGERRGAVTGALAGLTERQTAAKVKAAGCKSAADTAAERLTAVKAEQEKSGGTLAGLAAEQADTRTYLTGVEENVTRLENIKNGLEMKLASRKKQLDEADAAEQQASRQLEAAQQRLQVLGDLERNMDGYQQSVKTVMRAAQNRRLRGIIGPVSSILTVEPGYEMAIETALGFALQNIVVEGETAAKAAIAFLRDEKAGRATFLPLDTVKGTHFDAARLSGSARVASGLVKYDKKYDNIVANLLGRIVVVDDINEASRVARALDYRNRVVTADGQVINAGGSFTGGSVSRSAGLFSRKQEMEELRAKLETLAKKQAAAQENTDRWKAEVDTLSAQLTATNSEAITAGGDKIRAEMELHRIETALSQAQAAAQLQAAEAEGLYAQIEQNMNEGAAAAAEEKRLAAEIGRLEAELSELSGSDDSFLATRSRLSAELGEARMQRLSAEKDRDMHLAGIESLESRHGEAGERRRQLEENIARLAELNAGSAAKIEEVRARKEGSAQRIRDKEAEIAAATGRRMQMEGSISQQTQKVRTITDQREKMSQEMARLAERKANAEVEYDQTIAKLWEEYQLTMSDAQPLCVEFESVTELRRQVGEVRGKIRGLGNVNVGSIEEYKEVSERYGFLAAQVRDVEKSKAELTRMINELSGEMKSIFGESFKQINGHFGRIFHELFGGGTASLSLSDPDNVLESGIDIQVAPPGKVIKNLSALSGGEQALVAISIYFAILAVNPAPFCILDEIEAALDDVNVVRYAQYLRRITGDTQFIVITHRRGTMEAADVLYGVTMQQDGVSKLLRLDLDQVDASLVS; this is encoded by the coding sequence ATGGTATTAAAGGAACTGGAAATACAGGGCTTTAAGAGCTTCCCGGACCGCACCAAGGTGAGGATCGGCCAGGGCATCACCGCGGTGGTGGGGCCCAACGGTTCGGGCAAGAGCAATATTTCCGACGCCATCCGCTGGGTGCTGGGCGAGACCAGCTCGAAGCAGCTGCGGGGCGCGGGCAAGATGGAGGACGTGATCTTCGGCGGGACCCAGCAGCGGGGCGCCATGGGCTTTGCCGCGGTGAACCTGACGGTGGACAACTCGGACCGGCGCATCGACGTGGACGCGGACGAGGTGGTGATCGGCCGCAAATACTACCGCTCGGGCGAGAGCGAGTATTCCGTGAACGGCCAGAACGTGCGCCTGAAGGACATCTACGAGCTGTTTTTGGACACGGGCCTCGGGCGGGACGGTTACTCGATCATCGGGCAGGGCCGCATTGCGGAGATCGTGGGCGCAAAGAGCAATGAGCGCCGGGAAATTTTCGAGGAGGCCAGCGGCATTGCCAAGTACCGCTACCGCAAAAATGAGGCGGAACGGCGCCTGGCCTCGGCCGAGGACAACCTGGCCCGGCTGCGGGACATCCTGGACGAGCTGGAGGCCCGGGTGGGGCCGCTGGAAAAGGAGAGCAAAAAGGCAGAGCAGTTTTTGGAGCTTTCGGCCCGGCGCAAGGAGCTGGAGGTGACCCTTTGGGTGGACGGCGTGCGCCGCGCCAAGGACACGGTGCGCGAGCAGCAGCGCCGCTATGAGACCGCCCAGGCGGATTACGATGGGCTGACCGCGGAGATCGAGGGCATCGACGCAGAGACCGAGGACATCCGCGCCCAGATGCAGCGCCTGACCGTGGAGGTGGAGCGCTGCAATGCCGAGATCCGCGCCATCACGGAAGAGATGGCGGGCGCCGACAGCCAGATCGCGGTGCTGCAGAACGACATTGCCCACAACGAGGCGACCGCGGCGGACCTGAGCGGCCAGATCGAGCAGGCGAGCCTGGGGCGCAGAGAGCTGCACCAGGAGATCGCCCAGCACAAGGAGGCCATTGCCGGGCTGGAAAGGGAGATCGCCCGGCTGGACGCCCGGCTGGCGGAGTTGGACGGGCTTTTGCAGAAGATCCAGGCGGAGAGCGAGGCCACCGGCGAGCGCCGGGGGGCGGTGACCGGCGCGCTGGCCGGCCTGACCGAGCGGCAGACCGCCGCCAAGGTGAAAGCGGCCGGCTGCAAGAGCGCCGCCGACACTGCGGCCGAGCGGCTGACCGCGGTGAAAGCCGAGCAGGAAAAGAGCGGCGGAACCCTTGCGGGCCTTGCGGCGGAGCAGGCGGATACCCGCACCTACCTGACCGGGGTGGAAGAAAATGTGACACGGCTGGAAAACATTAAGAACGGCCTGGAAATGAAGCTGGCCAGCCGCAAAAAGCAGCTGGACGAGGCAGACGCCGCCGAGCAGCAGGCCAGCCGGCAGCTGGAAGCGGCCCAGCAGCGCCTGCAGGTGCTGGGAGACCTGGAACGCAACATGGACGGGTACCAGCAGAGCGTGAAGACCGTGATGCGCGCGGCGCAGAACCGGCGGCTGCGGGGCATCATCGGCCCGGTGAGCAGCATCCTGACCGTGGAGCCCGGGTACGAGATGGCCATTGAAACCGCGCTGGGCTTTGCGCTGCAGAACATCGTGGTGGAGGGCGAGACGGCGGCCAAGGCGGCCATCGCCTTTTTGCGGGACGAAAAGGCCGGCCGGGCCACCTTTTTGCCGCTGGACACGGTGAAGGGCACCCACTTTGACGCCGCGCGCCTTTCGGGCAGCGCGCGGGTGGCCTCGGGCCTTGTGAAGTACGACAAAAAGTACGACAACATTGTGGCGAATCTGCTGGGGCGCATCGTTGTGGTGGACGACATCAACGAGGCCTCGCGGGTGGCGCGGGCGCTGGACTACCGCAACCGGGTGGTCACGGCGGACGGGCAGGTGATCAATGCGGGCGGCTCGTTCACCGGCGGCAGCGTTTCCCGCTCGGCGGGGCTGTTCAGCCGCAAGCAGGAGATGGAGGAGCTGCGCGCAAAGCTTGAAACCCTGGCAAAAAAGCAGGCCGCCGCCCAGGAGAACACCGACAGGTGGAAGGCGGAGGTGGACACCCTTTCGGCGCAGCTGACCGCCACAAACAGCGAGGCGATCACCGCCGGGGGCGACAAGATCCGCGCCGAGATGGAGCTGCACCGCATTGAAACCGCCCTGAGCCAGGCCCAGGCTGCGGCCCAGCTGCAGGCGGCCGAGGCGGAGGGCCTGTACGCGCAGATCGAGCAGAACATGAACGAGGGGGCTGCCGCGGCGGCCGAGGAAAAGCGCCTGGCCGCCGAGATCGGGCGGCTGGAAGCGGAACTGAGCGAGCTTTCCGGCAGCGACGACAGCTTTTTGGCGACCCGCAGCCGCCTTTCGGCCGAGTTGGGCGAGGCGCGCATGCAGCGCCTTTCGGCCGAGAAGGACCGGGATATGCATCTGGCGGGCATCGAAAGCCTGGAGAGCCGCCACGGTGAGGCGGGCGAGCGCCGCCGCCAGCTGGAAGAGAACATTGCAAGGCTTGCGGAGCTGAACGCCGGGAGCGCGGCAAAGATCGAGGAGGTGCGCGCCCGCAAGGAGGGCAGCGCCCAGCGTATCCGGGACAAGGAGGCTGAGATCGCGGCGGCCACCGGGCGCCGCATGCAGATGGAGGGGTCCATCAGCCAGCAGACCCAGAAGGTGCGCACCATCACCGACCAGCGCGAGAAGATGAGCCAGGAGATGGCCCGACTGGCCGAGCGCAAGGCGAACGCCGAGGTGGAGTACGACCAGACCATTGCAAAGCTGTGGGAGGAATACCAGCTGACCATGAGCGACGCCCAGCCCCTGTGTGTGGAGTTTGAGAGCGTGACCGAGCTGCGCCGCCAGGTGGGCGAGGTGCGCGGCAAGATCCGGGGCCTTGGAAACGTGAACGTGGGCTCCATCGAGGAGTACAAAGAGGTGAGCGAGCGGTACGGGTTCCTGGCCGCCCAGGTGCGGGACGTGGAAAAGAGCAAGGCCGAGCTGACCCGCATGATCAATGAGCTGTCGGGTGAGATGAAGAGCATCTTCGGCGAGAGCTTCAAGCAGATCAACGGCCATTTTGGCCGGATCTTCCACGAGCTGTTCGGCGGGGGCACCGCAAGCCTTTCCCTTTCGGACCCGGACAACGTGCTGGAGAGCGGCATCGACATTCAGGTGGCGCCCCCGGGCAAGGTGATCAAGAACCTGTCCGCCCTTTCGGGCGGGGAACAGGCGCTGGTGGCCATCAGCATTTACTTTGCCATTCTGGCCGTGAACCCGGCGCCCTTCTGCATCCTGGACGAGATCGAGGCGGCGCTGGACGACGTGAACGTGGTGCGCTATGCCCAGTACCTGCGCCGCATCACCGGCGACACCCAGTTCATTGTGATCACCCACCGACGGGGCACCATGGAAGCGGCGGACGTATTGTACGGCGTGACCATGCAGCAGGACGGCGTGTCCAAGCTGCTGCGCCTTGATTTGGATCAGGTGGACGCTTCGCTGGTATCGTGA
- the rnc gene encoding ribonuclease 3 translates to MHQLETVIGYTFKDPKLLETALTHTSYANESKTPIHHNERLEFLGDSVLSIVVADHLFHQWKDRPEGELTRARASLVCESALFEFAKEIDLGRFLRLGRGEERGGGRTRPSVVSDAFEALIAALYLDGGIETARAFILPFITEGKTAEADYKTQLQEVIQQNPEERLRYEVEGEEGPDHDKHFKMAVYLNSNLMGRGEGHSKKAAEQAAAKEALRLMGLVE, encoded by the coding sequence ATGCATCAGCTTGAGACCGTGATCGGGTATACCTTTAAGGACCCGAAGCTATTGGAAACGGCCCTCACCCACACCAGCTATGCCAACGAGTCGAAAACGCCCATCCACCACAACGAGCGGCTGGAGTTTTTGGGCGACAGCGTGCTTTCCATTGTGGTGGCGGATCATCTGTTCCACCAGTGGAAGGACCGCCCGGAGGGCGAATTGACCCGCGCGCGGGCCAGCCTGGTGTGCGAGAGCGCCCTGTTCGAGTTTGCCAAGGAGATCGACCTGGGGCGCTTTCTGCGCCTGGGCCGGGGAGAGGAGCGGGGCGGCGGGCGCACGCGGCCGAGCGTTGTGTCGGACGCGTTTGAGGCGCTGATCGCCGCCTTGTACCTGGACGGCGGCATAGAAACGGCGCGGGCGTTCATTCTGCCCTTTATCACCGAGGGCAAGACCGCCGAGGCGGACTACAAAACACAGCTGCAGGAGGTCATTCAGCAGAACCCCGAGGAGCGCCTGCGCTACGAGGTGGAGGGCGAGGAAGGGCCGGACCACGACAAGCACTTCAAAATGGCCGTGTACCTAAACTCGAACCTGATGGGCCGGGGCGAGGGCCACAGCAAAAAGGCCGCCGAGCAGGCCGCCGCCAAGGAAGCGCTGCGCCTGATGGGCCTGGTGGAGTGA
- the plsX gene encoding phosphate acyltransferase encodes MKIILDAMGGDNAPAEILKGAAAAVAANWPELAIIAVGDEARIRACAAENNLKLDPEHFEIVHAGEVIEMCDEPAKAIRQKKDSSMVVGLRLLAEGRGDAFVSAGSTGALHVGASLLVRTVKGVKRPALATVIPGQKPFLLLDCGANVECRPAMLEAFGVMGSVYMNKVMGVAEPKVALVNNGAEESKGTPTYVEAHGLLRANPRIRFIGNIEPRDIPSGAADVVVADGFTGNVVLKLTEGLAKFFSGKLKDMFKKSVGTKLGYLLVKGGVADFKKSMDADEYGGAPFLGAAKPVIKAHGSSNARAIQNAIRQAVLCVKSDLCGVMAENLAAAPENEN; translated from the coding sequence ATGAAGATCATCCTTGACGCCATGGGGGGCGACAACGCCCCCGCTGAGATCCTGAAGGGGGCCGCCGCGGCCGTGGCCGCGAACTGGCCGGAGCTCGCCATCATTGCCGTGGGCGACGAGGCCAGGATCCGGGCCTGCGCCGCCGAGAACAACCTGAAGCTGGACCCGGAGCACTTTGAGATCGTGCATGCCGGCGAGGTCATTGAGATGTGCGACGAGCCGGCCAAGGCGATCCGCCAGAAAAAGGATTCCAGCATGGTGGTGGGCCTGCGGCTTTTGGCCGAGGGCAGGGGCGACGCCTTTGTTTCGGCCGGGTCCACCGGCGCGCTGCACGTGGGCGCCAGCCTTTTGGTGCGCACGGTGAAGGGGGTCAAGCGGCCCGCGCTGGCCACGGTGATCCCCGGGCAGAAGCCCTTTTTGCTGCTGGACTGCGGCGCCAACGTGGAGTGCCGCCCCGCCATGCTGGAGGCCTTCGGCGTGATGGGCAGCGTGTACATGAACAAAGTGATGGGCGTGGCCGAGCCGAAGGTGGCCCTGGTGAACAACGGGGCCGAGGAGTCCAAGGGGACGCCCACCTATGTGGAGGCCCACGGGCTGCTCAGGGCAAACCCCCGCATCCGGTTCATCGGCAACATCGAGCCGCGGGACATTCCCTCCGGCGCGGCGGATGTGGTGGTGGCGGACGGCTTTACTGGCAATGTGGTGCTGAAGCTGACCGAGGGGCTGGCGAAGTTCTTTTCGGGCAAGCTGAAGGACATGTTCAAAAAGAGCGTGGGCACCAAGCTGGGCTACCTGCTGGTGAAGGGCGGCGTGGCGGACTTTAAAAAGAGCATGGACGCCGACGAGTACGGCGGCGCGCCCTTTTTGGGGGCGGCAAAGCCGGTGATCAAGGCCCACGGCTCCTCGAACGCGCGGGCCATCCAGAACGCTATCCGGCAGGCGGTACTGTGTGTGAAGAGCGATCTGTGCGGCGTGATGGCCGAAAACCTGGCGGCAGCGCCGGAGAACGAAAACTGA
- the trmFO gene encoding methylenetetrahydrofolate--tRNA-(uracil-5-)-methyltransferase TrmFO — MSGVTILGAGLAGCEAALWLARRGVQVELWEQKPAVFSPAHKSENFAELVCSNSLKAERLDSASGLLKAEMKLLGSHLLPAAEATRVAAGGALAVDRDAFSAAVTGLVEAEPNIRVVRGEAAAIDEGRPTLVATGPLTEGALADEIGRLTGEKRLAFYDAAAPIVTAASLDMEKVFAASRYGRGEADYLNCPFNKAEYEAFHAALAGAERAQLHEFDGELTVYEGCMPIEVMAGRGADTMRFGPLRPVGLTDPRTGHRPWANVQLRRENAEGTLYNLVGFQTNLKFGEQKRVFSMIPGLEGAEFARYGVMHRNTFLNSPELLGAGLALKEHPNVWFAGQITGFEGYMESAACGLLAARSIYAALQGGALGAPPPETMLGQLVRYITSENKNFQPMGANMGLLPPLEAPVRDKRLRYLALAQRATGAMERWAAQTEK, encoded by the coding sequence ATGAGCGGGGTGACCATTCTGGGCGCGGGCCTTGCGGGGTGCGAGGCCGCCCTGTGGCTGGCGCGGCGCGGGGTGCAGGTGGAGCTGTGGGAACAAAAGCCCGCGGTGTTCAGCCCGGCCCACAAGAGCGAAAATTTTGCCGAGCTGGTGTGCTCGAACAGCCTGAAGGCGGAGCGGCTGGATTCCGCCAGCGGCCTGCTGAAGGCCGAGATGAAGCTGCTGGGCAGCCACCTGCTGCCCGCCGCGGAGGCCACAAGGGTGGCGGCCGGCGGGGCGCTGGCGGTGGACCGGGACGCATTCAGCGCCGCCGTGACGGGCCTGGTGGAGGCCGAGCCCAATATCCGGGTGGTGCGCGGCGAGGCCGCGGCCATTGATGAAGGGCGGCCCACACTGGTGGCCACAGGCCCCCTGACCGAGGGGGCGCTGGCCGATGAGATCGGCCGGCTGACCGGAGAAAAGCGGCTGGCGTTTTACGATGCGGCGGCGCCCATTGTGACCGCGGCGAGCCTGGACATGGAAAAGGTATTCGCCGCCAGCCGGTACGGCAGAGGAGAGGCAGACTACCTGAACTGCCCCTTCAACAAGGCCGAGTACGAGGCGTTCCACGCCGCGCTGGCGGGCGCCGAGCGGGCCCAGCTGCACGAATTCGACGGGGAGTTGACCGTGTATGAGGGCTGCATGCCCATTGAGGTGATGGCGGGCCGCGGGGCCGACACCATGCGCTTTGGGCCGCTGCGCCCGGTGGGCCTGACCGACCCGCGCACCGGCCACCGGCCCTGGGCCAACGTGCAGCTGCGCCGCGAGAACGCAGAGGGCACGCTGTACAACCTTGTGGGCTTTCAGACAAATTTGAAGTTTGGGGAGCAAAAGCGCGTGTTCTCCATGATCCCGGGCCTGGAGGGGGCGGAGTTTGCCCGCTATGGGGTGATGCACCGCAACACCTTTTTGAACAGCCCCGAGCTGCTGGGCGCGGGCCTGGCCCTGAAGGAGCACCCGAACGTGTGGTTTGCGGGGCAGATCACCGGATTTGAGGGATATATGGAGTCGGCCGCCTGCGGCCTGCTGGCGGCGCGCAGCATTTACGCGGCACTGCAGGGCGGGGCGCTGGGCGCGCCGCCGCCCGAGACCATGCTGGGCCAGTTGGTGCGCTACATCACCAGCGAGAACAAAAACTTCCAGCCCATGGGCGCAAACATGGGGCTGCTGCCCCCGCTGGAGGCGCCCGTGCGGGACAAGCGGCTGCGCTACCTGGCCCTGGCCCAGCGGGCGACGGGAGCCATGGAGCGCTGGGCGGCCCAGACGGAAAAGTGA